The Mastomys coucha isolate ucsf_1 unplaced genomic scaffold, UCSF_Mcou_1 pScaffold14, whole genome shotgun sequence genome window below encodes:
- the Npbwr1 gene encoding neuropeptides B/W receptor type 1 — MHNLSLFMPGGDNVSCGGSSLGCPNGSSPEPLPLPQPLAVAVPVVYGVICAVGLAGNSAVLYVLLRTPRMKTVTNVFILNLAIADELFTLVLPINIADFLLRRWPFGEVMCKLIVAVDQYNTFSSLYFLAVMSADRYLVVLATAESRRVSGRTYGAARAVSLAVWALVTLVVLPFAVFARLDEEQGRRQCVLVFPQPEAFWWRASRLYTLVLGFAIPVSTICALYTTLLCRLRAIQLDSHAKALDRAKKRVTLLVAAILAVCLLCWTPYHLSTIVALTTDLPQTPLVIGISYFITSLSYANSCLNPFLYAFLDDSFRRSLRQLVSCRAA, encoded by the coding sequence ATGCATAACTTGTCGCTCTTCATGCCTGGAGGGGACAATGTGTCTTGCGGAGGCTCATCTTTGGGCTGTCCCAACGGGTCCAGCCCAGAGCCTCTGCCGCTACCGCAGCCGTTGGCCGTAGCAGTGCCTGTCGTCTACGGGGTGATCTGCGCCGTGGGACTAGCGGGCAACTCTGCGGTGCTGTACGTACTGCTGCGCACGCCGCGCATGAAGACTGTCACCAACGTGTTCATCCTCAACCTGGCTATCGCCGACGAGCTCTTCACCCTCGTGCTGCCCATCAACATCGCGGACTTCCTGCTGAGGCGCTGGCCCTTCGGGGAGGTCATGTGTAAGCTCATTGTAGCGGTCGACCAGTACAACACTTTCTCTAGCCTCTACTTCCTTGCTGTCATGAGCGCAGACCGCTACCTGGTGGTTCTGGCCACAGCCGAGTCGCGCCGGGTGTCCGGGCGCACCTACGGTGCAGCGCGTGCTGTCAGTCTGGCGGTGTGGGCGCTGGTGACGCTGGTCGTGCTGCCCTTTGCGGTATTCGCCCGGCTGGACGAGGAGCAGGGTCGGCGTCAGTGCGTGCTGGTCTTCCCTCAGCCCGAGGCCTTCTGGTGGCGTGCCAGCCGTCTCTACACACTCGTGTTGGGCTTCGCCATCCCGGTGTCCACCATCTGCGCCCTCTATACCACCCTGCTGTGCCGACTGCGTGCTATCCAGTTAGACAGCCATGCCAAGGCCCTGGATCGTGCCAAGAAGCGCGTGACCCTGTTGGTGGCGGCGATTCTGGCTGTGTGCCTCCTCTGCTGGACGCCTTACCACCTGAGTACCATAGTGGCCCTCACCACTGACCTCCCGCAAACGCCGCTGGTCATCGGCATCTCTTACTTCATTACCAGCCTGAGCTATGCCAACAGCTGCCTCAACCCTTTCCTCTACGCCTTTCTGGACGACAGCTTCCGCAGAAGCCTCAGGCAACTGGTGTCCTGCCGTGCAGCCTGA